The following nucleotide sequence is from uncultured Draconibacterium sp..
AGAACTGGGAGTTACAGACTCGGCTGATGCCCTGGACATGACATTTGATGCGATTTCTAAACTAACTTCAGATTGTAAATTCAGCGATTGCAGCCACACCAACGAAACAGGTTGCGCAGTTTTGGCAGCTGTTGAAAGTGGTGAGTTAAGCGAAGATGCCTACGAAAACTATTTAAAACTAAAACGCGAACAAGAGCATTTTAGCAGCACGGTTTACGAAAAAAGGCAGCGCGATAAAGAATTTGGCAAAATGATTAAATCGGTTTTGAAAGAGAAAAAACGTTCAAAACCGAGGTAGTTAATGAACAAAATGTCCTTTTAATTCATTTTTAAACTGAAACCAAAACTTATTTATTCATGAAAAAATTTGCTATTGAGATTAAATGGGCCATTTTGTTTGCAGTCATTCAGTTAGTCTGGATGCTCGGAGAAAGAATCGCCGGACTTCATGATGAGAACATATCAAAACATTCCATCGTAACCAACTTCTTCGCCATTGTGGCTATTGCAGTTTATGTTGTTGCATTGCTCGACAAGCGAAAGAATGATTTTAACGGGAAAATGACCTGGATACAGGGATTTATTAGCGGATTGATCATTACTTTAGGTGTTACAATTCTTACTCCCCTCACCCAATACCTTACCGTTGAAGTGATCACTCCCCATTATTTCGAAAATATGATTCGTTATGCAGTTGAAAACGGTCTGCAAACACAGGAAGAGGCTGAAGGTTATTTCAATTTAAGAAGTTATATGATTCAAAGCGTAATTTTCGCACCGCTAATGGGATTAGTTACATCGGCAATTGTCGCCATTTTCACCCGAAAAAAATAATGTAATATGGCAAGTGCCAAAACTGTTGAAGAATATATTCTGAACACAACATCGCGACAGGATATTTTAATGATTTTGCGCGATTTGCTGCAATCGACAGAACTATCGGAAACCATAAAATGGGGAGCTCCGTGTTACACTGTTAATGGAAAAAATGTGATCGGGCTTGGTGTTTTTAAAGGACACGTGGCTATTTGGTTCTTTCAGGGGGCATTGTTAAAAGACGAAGCAAAAGTACTTTTTAATGCACAAAACGATAAAACCAAAGCATTGCGGCAGTGGCGTTTTGTTACGGTGGATGATATTGATGCTGAAAAAATTATAGCCTACGCAAACGAAGCAATCGCCAATGAAAAGCAAAATAAAAGAGTTAAACTCAACCGAAATAGAAAGCTAACTATTCCGCCCGAACTGGAAGAAGCCTTTAATCAGGATAATCATTTAAAGCTTTCATTTCAGGAATTTTCGCCGGGTAAACAACGCGAATTTGCTGATTATATCGCCAATGCAAAACAGGCGAAAACCAAACATACGAGATTACAAAAAATCATCCCGATGATTAATAATAGAATCGGGTTAAACGATAAATACCGTAATTGTTAATGGTTATTGAGAATTGTTTTTAATTTCATCTCATCAAAATCTGATGAACAATGAAATTACAGTTTTCGCTACTATTTTTATTTATGACCAGTCTGCTATCGGCGCAATCGTCAAAACTCAGCTTCGACGAAAAGAAAGCTGAAGACCTCTATCATTTTGCCTACGAATGTATCGATCAGGAATACCCGAATAAAACCGGGCATGTTTTGGGCGACGACAGCTATTTGCAACCTCCGCGTGTTATGCACCCCGCTTTTTATGGGTGTTTCGACTGGCATTCGTCGGTGCACGGACACTGGACTTTGGTAAAAATATTAACTGAATTTCCGGATTTTAAGTACCGCAACGAGATCATTAAAAAGTTAAAGAATAATATTACCGAAGAAAACATACTGCAGGAAGTTGCCTACTTTGATGATGAACACAACACCACTTACGAACGCACTTATGGCTGGGCCTGGTTGTTAAAACTCGATGAAGCTTTGCACGAATGGGATGATCCGGTAGCACTGGAATTACAGGCAAACCTCTCCCCTCTGGTTGATCTGCTGTCGGATAAATTTAGCGAATTTCTCGACAAACTGATTTACCCTATACGAATTGGCGAACACAGCAACATTGCATTCGGAATGTCGTTTGCTTACGATTGGGCAAAAAAATACGATACAGCGCTGGCCATTCAAATTGAAAGGATAGCAAAAGAGTATTACGCTACCGATTGTGATTGCCCGCTTACCTGGGAACCGGGCGGTTTCGATTTTCTATCGCCTTGTCTGCAGGAAGCATCGATAATGTTAAAAGTATTACCCGGGAAAGAGTATAAACAATGGCTAAAAACGTTTCTTCCAAAGTTTGAAAAACATCCTGAAAAGTTCCTTGATATTGCAAAAGTTACCGACCGCAGCGATGGTAAACTCGCCCACCTCGACGGATTAAATTTCAGTCGTGCCTGGTGCTTGTACGAAATGGGATACGCGTTAAATAACCAGCAGTTGATTGATTTTGCCGATGCTCATTTCAACTACAGCTACGAAAAAATGGATTCCGGCGAGTATGCAGGAGCCCACTGGTTGGCATCGTTTGCTACCTACGCATTAATAAAAAGTCACAATCAATAAATTCCGAAGTTCAATCCTCTATATAATGAATATTACTAAATTTTTCTGTTTGTTGCTATTTTGGGGTCACTTTGTAGTATTGTCTGCCCAAAATCACCAATCTCGTTTTGAGAAGATTGATATACAACACTATAAGTTCGAAATCCATTTAAACGATACAATAAACCAAATTGAAGGAATTGCTACCATCTCAATTAAATTTTTACAGGCCGGTAGTGATATTACACTCGATTTAGTTGAAAAATCAAGCAATAGCGGAATGCTGGTTCATTCCGTAAAAAAGGAGGACAACGAGCTTGACTTTAATCAAGCACACAATAAACTTGTAATTCTATTAAACGAACAAGCACAGGCTGGCGATGTTCTCGATTTTACGATTGCCTATTCCGGCGTTCCTGCCGATGGTTTGATTATATCGGAGAATCGTTATGGAGATCGTACATTTTTTGGCGATAACTGGCCTGATCGTGCACAAAACTGGTTTCCATGTGTCGATCATCCTTCCGATAAAGCCACTTTAGAATTTCTGGTTTATGCTCCGGCCCATTACGAGGTTATTTCAAACGGATCGCTTGTGGAGAAAAAACAACTTGAAAATTCAATGGAATTCACCCATTGGAAAGAAGATGTGCCGTTGGCAACAAAACTGATGGTAATTGGAGCCGCCGATTTTGCTGTTGGAAACGAGCAGAACTACCAGGGAATTCCGGTGAATTCGTGGGTATTTGAAGAGAACAAAACAAAAGGATTCGAGAATTATCAATACGGCACAAAAGCGCTGGAATACTTTTCAGAACTGATTGGCGCCTACTCTTATGAAAAGTTGGCTCATGTACAATCAAAAACTCGTTACGGCGGGATGGAAAATGCCAGCTGCATATTTTATTCCGAGAATTCAGCCATAAGCGATCGCATACCGGAACAGCTATTTGCCCACGAAGTGGCTCATCAGTGGTTTGGAAATTCTGTTACTGAACAAAACTGGCATCATGTGTGGCTTAGCGAAGGATTTGCAACTTATCTCACCCACCTTTATGTGCAACACATTTATGGCGACGAACAATTTAAAGAAGGACTTAAACAAGACAGAGAGCGCGTTATTTCTTTCTCAAAACAAAAGTACGCTCCGGTAATCGATACAACGGTGCAGGAATATACCCGCTTATTAAATGCCAATTCGTACGAAAAAGCCGGCTGGTTTTTACACATGCTGCGAAATAAATTAGGCGACGACATTTTCTTTAAAGGATTACAGAAATATTACCACGATTTCAGGAACAAAACCGCACTAACAAAAGATTTTCAATTGGTAATGGAATCTGTTTCGGAGAAAGACCTTGATCGTTTTTTTAAGCAGTGGTTATGGAGTGCAGGGCATCCGGTTATTAAAGTTTCGTGGGGTACTGAAACCACCGGAAAACAAATAGACAATCAACAAATTCTGATTCAACAAAGGGGAAAGCAACTTTTCAGTTTCCCGCTGGAAATGAATATTCTTTACGAGGATGGATCTGTGGATCTTGTTACAGTAATGATTGACAAAACAAAAGAAACGCAACGATTTCAGGCAAAAACAACTACCGGTATCAAAGATATTTACATCGATCCGAACGTAAAATTGTTGTACGAACTGGCTCAATAAAAAGGGTTATTTCCTTTCCTCACCAAAATTCAGGGCATAAAAAAAGTCCTGACGAAACCGTCAGGACTTACAATGTATTTCACCTAAATAATAAAGTCTTTATTTTACTTTTTCTACGATTGCTTTGAACGCCTCAGGTTGGTTCATAGCCAAATCAGCTAAAACTTTCCTGTTAATTTCAATGTCGTTCTTTTTCAACAATCCCATGAATTGTGAATACGACATTCCTTCCAATCGCGCTGCAGCGTTAATACGCTGAATCCACAATGCACGGAATGTTCTTTTTTTCGCTTTTCTATCGCGGTATGCAAACTGTTGACCTTTTTCCCAGGTATTTTTTGCAACCGTCCAAACGTTACTACGCGAACCGAAATAACCTCTAGTCTTTTTCAGTAATTTTTTTCTTCGGGCGCGTGATGCTACATGATTTACACTTCTTGGCATACTTTTTACTTTTTTGATAATCGGCGCTCTCCGTCAACCGACGGAAATACTTTAAAGCACAATTATCTGGTTTTTAACTTTTTTTACCTCTCTCAATTAAAAGGTTTAATAAAGAAACAGTCAGTTAAGACTGATTACTTCATGCACAACAAAAGTTTTACGTTGCTTTCGTTTGTCTTATCGATAGTTGTCCAATAAGTCAAATTACGCTTACGTTTTGTACTTTTCTTAGTCAAAATGTGACTTTTGTAGGCGTGCTTCCTTTTAATTTTACCACTTCCGGTTAATCTAAAACGTTTTTTAGCACCGGAGTTCGTTTTCATTTTTGGCATAATTCCTACTAATTAAAATGTTATCAAAGAACTTTATTATATATGGTTTAACACAAAAAAACAAGTTTCGTAAACCGAAACTTATTTCTTTTTAGGTGAAATAAACATTGTCATTCGCTTTCCTTCCAATTTTGGCAATTGTTCAACGGTTCCCCATTCTTCCAATTCTGTTGCCAGTCTCAGCAATAGAATCTCGCCCTGATCTTTAAATAAGATCGAACGTCCTTTAAAGAATACAAACGCTTTTACTTTTGCTCCTTCCTGAAGGAATTTTTCAGCATGTTTTAGTTTAAACTGGAAGTCATGCTCATCAGTTTGCGGACCAAAACGTATTTCTTTTACCACAACTTTTGTGGTTTTTGCTTTCATCTCCTTTTGTTTCTTTTTCTGCTGATAAAGAAACTTCGAGTAATCAATAATTTTACAAACCGGAGGATCAGCTTTTGGTGAAATTTCTACCAAATCCAATTCCATCTCGTCTGCTAATTTTAGTGCATCACGTAAGGGGTAAACACCTTGTTCTACGATATTATCACCCACTAAACGTACTTGTGGCACCCTGATCTTGTGATTTATCCGGTGTTGCGGTTCCTGCTCAACACGTGGCTGGAATTTTCTTCTCGGACCTCTTCTTTTAATAGCTATAATGCGTTCCTCCTTAAGTTAGTTATATAATCCTGATAATTGATCTCTTACTTCTTTCTCAATAAATTCAGCGAACTCCTTTGTTGTCATTGTTCCTTTATCGCCTTCGCCTTGTCGGCGTACAGCAACTGAGTCAGATTCTGCCTCTTTTTCTCCCACAATCAACAGATAAGGAATTCGTTTTAATTCGTTGTCTCGTATCTTCCTACCAATCTTTTCGTTACGATCGTCAACAACGGTGCGAATATCGGAAATATTTAGAAAATTTGAAACTTTTTTAGCATAATCGTTATACTTTTCGCTAATAGGTAATACTACCACTTGCTCTGGTGTAAGCCATAATGGAAACTTACCGGCAGTATGCTCAATTAACACGGCCACAAAACGTTCCATCGAGCCGAATGGTGCGCGGTGGATCATTACCGGACGATGACGGTTATCATCTGCTCCGATATATTCCAACTCAAAACGTTCGGGCAGGTTGTAATCTACCTGAACAGTTCCCAGCTGCCAACTACGTCCCAATGCATCCTTAATCATAAAATCAAGTTTTGGTCCATAGAATGCAGCTTCTCCAAGCTCTGTTACCGTATTTAAGCCTTTTTCTTCACAAGCTTCTATAATTGCCTGCTCTGCTTTGTCCCAGTTTTCAGGCGATCCGATATACTTTTCAGGTTTATTCGGGTCGCGCAACGAAATCTGCGCTGTATAATTTTCAAAACTCAAAGCTTTGAAAATAATAAAGATAATATCAATTACCTTCTTGAATTCATCTTTTACCTGATCGGGACGACAGAAAAGGTGAGCGTCGTCCTGCGTAAAGCCACGAACACGTGTCAATCCATGCAACTCACCACTCATTTCGTAGCGGTAAACCGTTCCGAATTCTGCCATTCGAACCGGCAGATCTTTATACGAACGCGGCCAGGCTTTGTAAATCTCGCAGTGGTGAGGACAGTTCATCGGTTTCAACAGGTACTCCTCTCCTTCGGCAGGAGTGGTGATCGGCTGAAACGAGTCCTTTCCGTATTTTTGATAGTGACCGGAAGTTTTGTACAACTTCACATCGCCAATATGTGGTGTAATTACCTGCTCGTAACCGTATTTCTTTTGTACTTTTTTCAGGAAGTTCTCCAGCTGCTCGCGTAACTGTGCACCTTTTGGCAACCACAACGGCAAACCTTGTCCAACGGCTTCAGAAAAGGTAAACAATTGCATTTCCTTACCGATTTTACGGTGGTCGCGTTTTTTAGCTTCCTCTACCATGTACAGGTACTCCTCAAGCATTTTGGCTTTTGGAAAAGTAACACCGTAAACACGGGTAAGCATTTTATTTTTTTCGTCGCCACGCCAGTAAGCACCCGCAATTGCCGTTAATTTAATGGCTTTAATATAGCCGGTGTTTGGCAAGTGTGGCCCACGGCATAAGTCAGTAAAATTTCCCTGGTTGTACAAGGTTATCGTTCCGTCTTCCAGTTCGCTGATCAGTTCCTGCTTCAGTTCGTCGTTCTTTTCGGTGAACATGGTCAATGCATCTTCTTTCGAAATATCAGAACGAACAATGTCGTTTTTCTGACGTGCCAGCTCAAGCATTTTTTGCTCGATTTTTTGCAGGTCTTTTTCCGAAAGCACTTTTCCTTCAGGAAGATCGATATCGTAATAAAATCCTGTATCAACAGTTGGACCGATACCAAATTTGGTACCCGGGTAATAAGTTTCAATGGCTTCAGCCATTAAGTGTGCTGATGAGTGCCAGAATGTTTCTTTTCCTTCTCTGTCATCCCACGTATACAGTTTAATGTTGGCATCGTGGTCAATTTTCCGCGATAAATCCCAAACTTCGCCATCAACCGAAATCGACAGCACATCCTTTGCCAGACGGTTCGAGATCGATTTTGCAATCTCTAAACCACTAACAGGCTCCGCAAACTCACGTACACTGTTGTCAGGAAGTGTAATTTTTATCATTTTACTGTTACTATTTTTTGCTTCAATATTGCTATTGAAATCTATCTGTTATTCTAAATCTTGTAATTCAAATACAATCAGAAGTTTTCGTATTTAAAATCTTCTGCTGCAAAGCTAAATTACTTTTGCGCGGCAAAGATAATCAAACCATTGATACTAGAAAGAATCGGACGCCTGCATGTTAGGCAATTGTAACGTTTTTTCAACACTCGGCTGTTAAATGCCACATTCACTAAAAGTTGTATGCTGTCATCGAATATTATTCAATGTCGAAAGCAACTTTCAATTTGCAATATTTCTATTAAGATCCTGTTTAAATTAATACTAAATGAACATTTTTAATTATACATTAATGGAATTATAGCCATTTTATTGATTTCTTTGTGGCAGACAGCAATAAAAACCAATAGATTATAATTTTTTTGAAATATGGGGTTTAAAGATCCGGAAGATTGTCATTCTCTTGAAGAACTAAGAAATGAGATTGACAAAATTGATGAGCATATCATTTTACTTTTTGCCGAGCGGCATAAATACGTCGAAGCCGTTGTTCACTTTAAAAACGATAAAGACGCCATTATTGCACAGGAAAGAAAAGATGCAGTAATTCAGCAGCGCAGAGATTGGGCAGAATCGAAAGGATTAAATGCCGACGTTTTTGAGCAGATATACACGCTTTTGGTGGAGAGCAACATTAATCACGAAATGAATTTATTAAAAATTAAAAACAGCAAGTAATGTATAAAGCAGACATAAAAGTAATGGACTGTACCGTTCGCGACGGCGGGCTTATGAACAAATGGCAATTTAGCGACGATTTTGTGCGTGGCGTTTATAAGGGCTGCGTTGAAGCAGGTGTTGATTACATGGAAATTGGTTACAAAAGCAGCGAATCGGCTTTTTCGAGAGACGAAGTTGGTCCGTGGAAATTTTGCGATGACAAAGATCTGCGTCGTGTTGTTGGCGATAACGACACCAACTTAAAACTTTCGGCAATGGCCGATATTGGCCGTATTGCTCCGGAAGATATTCCGCCGGCAAACGAAAGCCTGATTGATATGATGCGTGTGGCCTGTTATTGCCACCAGGTAGATAAAGCCATTTGGCTGGCCGAACATTGTATGGACAAAGGTTATGAGGTTACCATTAACTTAATGGCAGTTTCAAAAGTAAACGAATCGGATTTGGATGAAGCATTGGCCGACCTGGCTAAATCACGCGTACCGATTATTTATGTAGTCGATAGTTTTGGCAGTTTGTATTGCGAAAGCATTGAAAAGCTGGTTAAAAAATATGCTGCTGCCTTGCCGGGTAAAGAGCTGGGAATACATGCACACAACAACATGCAACTGGCTATGTCGAACACTGTAACATCGCTGATTAACGGCGTTACCATGCTCGATGCCACTATGCTGGGGATGGGCCGTGGTGCCGGAAACTGCCCCATCGAAATACTCATCGCGTTCCTGAAAAATCCGAAATACCGTTTGCTACCATTGTTGGAAGCCATTCAAACGCATGTAAAACCGTGGCAGGAAAAAATTGACTGGGGTTACCACATTCCTTATTTAATTACCGGCGCCTTAAACGAACACCCACGCAGTGCCATGCAATGGATGGATTCGGAGAGGAAAGATGACTTTGTTTCGTTTATGAAAGAAATGCACGACTACGAACTTTTAGAATAGAAATAGATTTGGATTAAAGCGAAAAGGATGCATCCGGTACTGACAGCTACACGGGTCGCATCCTTTTTTTATGCTCCAAAATGTAAATTATTGCAGCTTTTCCATTACAGTTAAAAATGTTGCCCGATAACTCAAAAGAATTTCCCCTTACTTAAATTCTGATATTCTTTAAATGTCATTGAACATTAGATGAACATTTTTCTATTTTTGTTCACCATACAAAACACAAGAAAATGAAGAAACTGCTTATTTTATTGGTCACATTTTTGACCGTTTTTACGGTACAGGCGCAACAGACGCAAAAACTTACTTTAGAAGATATTTTACAGAAAGGTACTTTTCGGGCTCAGTCAGTTTATGGCCTGCGTTCGATGAACGACGGAATCCATTACACTACGATAGAGGGACAAACCCAGATTGTAAAGTACAGCTACCAAACCGGCGAAGAAGTTGAAGTTCTTTTTGATATTACCAAGGTTAAGGATGCCGCTATTTCTTCCTTTTCGGCCTACGAATTCAGCGATGACGAAACAAAAATATTGTTGACAACCGAACGCAAATCTATTTATCGCCACTCGTACACAGCTGAGTTTTATGTTTGGAATTCGGTTACCGAAGAGCTTTCGCAACTTTCGGACAAAGGTGCACAGCAGCTGGCAACTTTTTCGCCCGATGGTAATTACGTGGCCTATGTACGCGACAACAATATTTTCATCAAGAATTTAAGGTTTGGAAGTACACACCAGGCAACTACTGATGGAAAATTTAACGAGATTATAAACGGGGCTCCCGACTGGGTTTATGAAGAAGAATTTGGCTTCAACAAAGCTTTTTGGTGGTCGCCCGACAGCAAATTTCTGGCCTACATTCGTTTTGACGAAACTGAAGTACGCGAATTTTCAATGCCTATGTATGCCGGAGCTGCACCAACACTTAACGACAATAAATTATATCCGGGAGAATACACTTTTAAATACCCGAAAGCCGGTGAAGCCAACTCAAAGGTGGAAGTATATTCGTACGAAGTAAAAACGAAAATTGCTATTAAAGTTGATATTGGTGAAAAAACAGATATTTACGTTCCTCGCTTAAAATGGACTCCCGACGACAACGAATTGGTTGTTATGCGTTTAAATCGTCATCAAAACCAAATCGACATTCTCTACGCCAACCCGTATACCGGCGATTCACGCAATTTTCTTACAGAGAAAAACGACCGCTACATTGCTGAAAATTTCCTTGATGCATTTACTTATCTTGAGAACGGAAGTTTTGTGGTACAAAGCGAACGCGATGGTTGGTCGCATTTGTACCTCTACGACAAACAAGGTTTTGAGATTGCCCAACTTACAGAAGGCGATTTTGATGTAACCGACTTTTATGGTTACGATGCCGAGAAAGAACTTTACTACTACCAGGCTGCCGCCGAATCGCCTTTGCGTCGCGAGGTTTACTATGTTAGTCAGGATAAAGAAGAAAAAGGAAAACTATCGACTCTGGAAGGAACAAACAGTGCGGTATTCAGTACCAACTTTAAATACTATATTAATTATTACAGCAGCGCAAAAGTGCCGAATTACATCACTTTGCACGACAATAAAAAAGGTGAACAAATCCGCTTTCTGCAAGACAATACCGTATTGAAAAACACCATTAAAAGTTTGCAAATTCCGCAAAAGGAGTTTTTCACGTTTACCACATCCGAAGGAGTTGAACTGAATGGCTGGATGCTAAAACCCAACGATTTTGATGCCTCGAAAAGATACCCGGTTTTTATGACACAGTACAGTGGTCCGAATTCACAAAGTGTCAGAGACTCTTGGGGTGGCATTAGCTGGAACGAATACCTGGCACAGGAAGGTTTTCTGGTGGTATGTGTCGATGGGCGTGGAACAGGTGCCCGTGGCGAAGATTTCAGAAAAGTGACCTACATGCAACTTGGGAAATACGAATCGGACGACCAGGTGGAAGCCGCAAAATACCTCACTACCCTGCCCTATGTTGATGCTGAAAACATATCGATTTTCGGGTGGAGCTACGGTGGTTTTATGACATTGTTAACACTGGAGAAAGGTGGCGATTTATTTAAAGCCGGTATTGCTGTTGCCCCGGTAACCAGCTGGCGTTTTTACGATACCGTTTACACCGAGCGTTTTATGCGCACACCGGAGGAAAATCCTGAAGGTTACGATGACAATTCGCCGCTTTCGCATGCCGGAGATATTAAAGGACATTTATTGATTGTACACGGAACAGCCGACGATAATGTGCACGCACAAAACACGTTCGAAATGACGGAAAAAATGGTACAGGCGGGCGTGCAGTTCGATATGGCCATGTACACCAACCGCAACCACGGAATACGGGGCGGCAATACAAGTATGCATTTGTACACCAAAATGGTGAATTTCCTGAAAAATAATTTGATGGAGAAATAAACCTGAGATGCAATAAAGAAAACGGCTGCTAATTGATTTAGCAGCCGTTTTTTATTTCATATAATTCTTATAGTATTCAGTCTTGTCTTCATCGCCAAACCGGGCATAAATGTTGGCCAGATAACCGGCATATTCTTTCCCGGGTTTTAGTTTCCACAGTTTATTTAAATATGGAAGTGCTTTCTTAAAATCAGCGGTTACCAAATCCAGTTCTTTTAAAAGCGTATTGTAGTTTTTACGGGTTTTGTTTTTGTTGTATTTCGCCATTTCCTGCTCGTAGCGGTTTTGCCCGGCCCAGTAATATTTTTTGGCGTTCCACTCCAAAGCATCCAAATGTTCCGGATTCTTTTCGAGTAATACCTCAGCCAAACTGTCGCAAACAGTGTTGTTTTCAAGCGCCTTGTTCACTGCAAAATAATTATCCAGGTTCGATTCTTCATTCTTCGAATCATCATCCAACGTTTTCCAAACCTCAAGTGCTTTATCATTTGCATCTATTTCGGCATAGATAGCAAGCAATCTCGAATTAACTTCACTATTGGTGGTTCCATAATTTTCGATGATATATTCCAGTGCCGACAATTCTTTCGACAAATTATCCTGTTGCTGGTAAATGGCTGCCAGCGTTTGGTACATCCCGGCATCGGCATAATTTTTATAACGAGCCTGGTCGAACCAACTGATTGCCTGCGTTGCATTATCAGCTTTAAATGCGGTTTTTGCTGCCTGAGCAAAATCAGCACCTGCCACATCTTCAATAGCTGTGGCATCGAAATAACTCGTCCAGGCAGCCAGTGCCTGCGAATAATTTCCGTTTGCTTCAAAATTTGTTGCTTCGGTTTTTTGGGTGGTAAGTACTTTGGGTGCCCCACACGATGCCATAAAAATGACAATTACTGCACCCCATAATAATTTGTTTTTAGCCATAATTATTTAATTGGAGTGCCAAAACTAAGGATTTATTCCAAAACAGTTCGTTTCGACTTCTGCATTCAAACAAAAAACAAGATTGAGGTAATTTAGTCTGACTTTTTCCTTGCGATATTGTTTTCAGCCATTTCAAGCAAAGCATCCTGAACCACAGGATTGGTAAGCACATAGTCGTGCCCCATACGCTTCATATCGTCTTTTGTGATCAACGACTTAATATTCGAAACTTTAACAAAGTCGGGCAATTCGTCGGGATTCTTAGGTCCTTTGTTTCCTATACGATTCTTCAAATGTGCTATACTCGACATTTTTAGTAATATATCTTTTGAATTAACAACCAAACGAACTGTGTCAGTCATTTCTCCCAGATTATGAAAGGCTTTGCCCTCTTTAAATACATTGCGGGGAGCAACACTTCCAACGAAAGTGATATTGTGATAAGTTTTTACCAGTGGAATATTCTGATTCTCTCTTTCAAGAATATAACTTCGAAACATTTCGTTTGCCATCGACGAAAAAAGAATACTTACAGTAATGTCTTTGGGATGAGTTTCCCAATATTCCGTATCCGCCATAAACTCATCGAGCATGTGCTGAAATATCGCAAAATCGGCGGCTCCACGTTTCGACACACGAAGCGCATTGTAATATCGATAAACTTTATCTTCCGTTCCCCAGGCAAAAACACTTATTGCAGCCTTGTTAAAAAGCGAATCGCCATAGTTTGTTTTTAAACGGTGCATATATTCATGTATCTGCTTATCAAAAGATTTACCGTATCCACCAACTACAATATAAAAATTCTTAATACCCTTTTTTAAACGATTATATTCGTAGATATTGTACATAATATTATGTTTCAACGTATCGGTCGGGTATTTATCAGATAAGTTAACTGCCCTCAGATTCAACTCGATGGAATCGTTATTGTAATTGTAATTACAGAAATAAAGTGTATTTGTCTGTAGTGTAGTACTGTTTCTAAAGGTGTACGAATTGTCTTGATTAACCTCAATTACCCGATTCGTAAAGAACGGAACGACATTTTTATCCTCCGTTCTGTCCATTTTAAAAATAGTCGTTTCTATCTGTCCTATAACTTGTGTTGGCAAAATAAAGCTTGCAAAAACAAAGGTCAGGAGTTTTAATGTATTTCGCATATCGTTAATTTATTTGGATTCATAAGTTAGTAAAAACCTCTCAGGATTCCGATAGTGTAGTAAAATTAT
It contains:
- a CDS encoding DUF4199 domain-containing protein; amino-acid sequence: MKKFAIEIKWAILFAVIQLVWMLGERIAGLHDENISKHSIVTNFFAIVAIAVYVVALLDKRKNDFNGKMTWIQGFISGLIITLGVTILTPLTQYLTVEVITPHYFENMIRYAVENGLQTQEEAEGYFNLRSYMIQSVIFAPLMGLVTSAIVAIFTRKK
- a CDS encoding DUF1801 domain-containing protein, which gives rise to MASAKTVEEYILNTTSRQDILMILRDLLQSTELSETIKWGAPCYTVNGKNVIGLGVFKGHVAIWFFQGALLKDEAKVLFNAQNDKTKALRQWRFVTVDDIDAEKIIAYANEAIANEKQNKRVKLNRNRKLTIPPELEEAFNQDNHLKLSFQEFSPGKQREFADYIANAKQAKTKHTRLQKIIPMINNRIGLNDKYRNC
- a CDS encoding DUF2891 domain-containing protein; protein product: MKLQFSLLFLFMTSLLSAQSSKLSFDEKKAEDLYHFAYECIDQEYPNKTGHVLGDDSYLQPPRVMHPAFYGCFDWHSSVHGHWTLVKILTEFPDFKYRNEIIKKLKNNITEENILQEVAYFDDEHNTTYERTYGWAWLLKLDEALHEWDDPVALELQANLSPLVDLLSDKFSEFLDKLIYPIRIGEHSNIAFGMSFAYDWAKKYDTALAIQIERIAKEYYATDCDCPLTWEPGGFDFLSPCLQEASIMLKVLPGKEYKQWLKTFLPKFEKHPEKFLDIAKVTDRSDGKLAHLDGLNFSRAWCLYEMGYALNNQQLIDFADAHFNYSYEKMDSGEYAGAHWLASFATYALIKSHNQ
- a CDS encoding M1 family metallopeptidase — encoded protein: MNITKFFCLLLFWGHFVVLSAQNHQSRFEKIDIQHYKFEIHLNDTINQIEGIATISIKFLQAGSDITLDLVEKSSNSGMLVHSVKKEDNELDFNQAHNKLVILLNEQAQAGDVLDFTIAYSGVPADGLIISENRYGDRTFFGDNWPDRAQNWFPCVDHPSDKATLEFLVYAPAHYEVISNGSLVEKKQLENSMEFTHWKEDVPLATKLMVIGAADFAVGNEQNYQGIPVNSWVFEENKTKGFENYQYGTKALEYFSELIGAYSYEKLAHVQSKTRYGGMENASCIFYSENSAISDRIPEQLFAHEVAHQWFGNSVTEQNWHHVWLSEGFATYLTHLYVQHIYGDEQFKEGLKQDRERVISFSKQKYAPVIDTTVQEYTRLLNANSYEKAGWFLHMLRNKLGDDIFFKGLQKYYHDFRNKTALTKDFQLVMESVSEKDLDRFFKQWLWSAGHPVIKVSWGTETTGKQIDNQQILIQQRGKQLFSFPLEMNILYEDGSVDLVTVMIDKTKETQRFQAKTTTGIKDIYIDPNVKLLYELAQ
- the rplT gene encoding 50S ribosomal protein L20; this encodes MPRSVNHVASRARRKKLLKKTRGYFGSRSNVWTVAKNTWEKGQQFAYRDRKAKKRTFRALWIQRINAAARLEGMSYSQFMGLLKKNDIEINRKVLADLAMNQPEAFKAIVEKVK
- the rpmI gene encoding 50S ribosomal protein L35, encoding MPKMKTNSGAKKRFRLTGSGKIKRKHAYKSHILTKKSTKRKRNLTYWTTIDKTNESNVKLLLCMK
- the infC gene encoding translation initiation factor IF-3, which produces MIAIKRRGPRRKFQPRVEQEPQHRINHKIRVPQVRLVGDNIVEQGVYPLRDALKLADEMELDLVEISPKADPPVCKIIDYSKFLYQQKKKQKEMKAKTTKVVVKEIRFGPQTDEHDFQFKLKHAEKFLQEGAKVKAFVFFKGRSILFKDQGEILLLRLATELEEWGTVEQLPKLEGKRMTMFISPKKK